The following coding sequences lie in one Ictalurus furcatus strain D&B chromosome 7, Billie_1.0, whole genome shotgun sequence genomic window:
- the si:cabz01074946.1 gene encoding uncharacterized protein si:cabz01074946.1 isoform X2, whose product MMFASVSIHVMCLMVFFHQGIGVEDVRNVMGYIGESVVLPSDADPSWTLSTIRWTIYENLTNIAVFQSKKVNVERFPLFSGRLELNTSSGHLTIKNVSSRDALKYRVELTDGIPTRRKTSFVQLSVQERLGKPSIRLLHSFLDSGYCVISLGCLSMNSKISLSWEPEHGFSESFWSSDQGDSGESVLWASFTPNRVVTFSCTADDDRRQESSNKSVTCTEPEPRGNNTQPGSTQPTCITTSEVFPIGFIVGLVVAVFGGFLYRWLMKIYQKHKEQPSRSGFTETSSRQI is encoded by the exons ATGATGTTTGCGAGTGTGTCCATTCATGTaatgtgtttgatggtgtttttcCATCAAG gAATCGGGGTTGAGGACGTAAGGAATGTTATGGGTTACATCGGCGAGTCTGTTGTCTTGCCATCAGATGCTGATCCCTCATGGACGCTTAGTACAATTCGTTGGACTATCTATGAAAACTTAACAAATATTGCAGTCTTTCAGAGCAAAAAAGTGAATGTTGAACGTTTTCCCTTATTCAGTGGACGCCTTGAGCTGAATACGTCTTCAGGCCatttaacaattaaaaatgtatcatcCAGAGATGCTTTAAAATACAGAGTGGAGCTGACAGACGGAATACCCACTCGAAGAAAGACCAGTTTTGTTCAGCTTTCTGTTCAGG AGCGACTTGGTAAACCAAGCATACGTCTGCTGCACAGTTTTCTGGATTCAGGGTATTGTGTGATCTCTCTTGGCTGTTTATCAATGAACAGTAAAATTTCTCTTTCTTGGGAACCTGAGCATGGCTTCAGTGAGTCCTTCTGGAGCAGCGATCAGGGAGATTCTGGTGAATCAGTGCTGTGGGCATCTTTCACACCAAACCGGGTAGTAACCTTCTCCTGTACTGCTGATGATGACCGTCGCCAAGAATCATCCAACAAGAGTGTAACATGTACAG AGCCAGAACCAAGAGGAAACAACACTCAGCCTGGAAGTACTCAACCAACCTGTATAACGACATCTGAAGTTTTCCCTATAGGATTCATTGTAGGACTCGTTGTAGCAGTGTTTGGAGGATTTCTTTATAGATGGTTGATGAAAATCTACCAGAAACACAAAG aacaACCTTCAAGATCTGGCTTTACTGAAACTTCATCCAGGCAAATCTGA
- the si:cabz01074946.1 gene encoding uncharacterized protein si:cabz01074946.1 isoform X1, with protein sequence MMFASVSIHVMCLMVFFHQGIGVEDVRNVMGYIGESVVLPSDADPSWTLSTIRWTIYENLTNIAVFQSKKVNVERFPLFSGRLELNTSSGHLTIKNVSSRDALKYRVELTDGIPTRRKTSFVQLSVQERLGKPSIRLLHSFLDSGYCVISLGCLSMNSKISLSWEPEHGFSESFWSSDQGDSGESVLWASFTPNRVVTFSCTADDDRRQESSNKSVTCTEPEPRGNNTQPGSTQPTCITTSEVFPIGFIVGLVVAVFGGFLYRWLMKIYQKHKVNILSLSLSLSLRTTFKIWLY encoded by the exons ATGATGTTTGCGAGTGTGTCCATTCATGTaatgtgtttgatggtgtttttcCATCAAG gAATCGGGGTTGAGGACGTAAGGAATGTTATGGGTTACATCGGCGAGTCTGTTGTCTTGCCATCAGATGCTGATCCCTCATGGACGCTTAGTACAATTCGTTGGACTATCTATGAAAACTTAACAAATATTGCAGTCTTTCAGAGCAAAAAAGTGAATGTTGAACGTTTTCCCTTATTCAGTGGACGCCTTGAGCTGAATACGTCTTCAGGCCatttaacaattaaaaatgtatcatcCAGAGATGCTTTAAAATACAGAGTGGAGCTGACAGACGGAATACCCACTCGAAGAAAGACCAGTTTTGTTCAGCTTTCTGTTCAGG AGCGACTTGGTAAACCAAGCATACGTCTGCTGCACAGTTTTCTGGATTCAGGGTATTGTGTGATCTCTCTTGGCTGTTTATCAATGAACAGTAAAATTTCTCTTTCTTGGGAACCTGAGCATGGCTTCAGTGAGTCCTTCTGGAGCAGCGATCAGGGAGATTCTGGTGAATCAGTGCTGTGGGCATCTTTCACACCAAACCGGGTAGTAACCTTCTCCTGTACTGCTGATGATGACCGTCGCCAAGAATCATCCAACAAGAGTGTAACATGTACAG AGCCAGAACCAAGAGGAAACAACACTCAGCCTGGAAGTACTCAACCAACCTGTATAACGACATCTGAAGTTTTCCCTATAGGATTCATTGTAGGACTCGTTGTAGCAGTGTTTGGAGGATTTCTTTATAGATGGTTGATGAAAATCTACCAGAAACACAAAG tcaatattctctctctctctctctctctctctctcagaacaACCTTCAAGATCTGGCTTTACTGA